Proteins co-encoded in one Prevotella sp. E13-27 genomic window:
- a CDS encoding YqiA/YcfP family alpha/beta fold hydrolase has protein sequence MENQYVKQFPEIMSGKTVLYVHGFGSSGQSGTVSRLRVVMPNAKVIAPDLPVHPEEAQALLKQICDTEKPDLIIGTSMGGMYTEQLYGFDRICLNPALCLADTMQAHGMTGTQTFQNPRLDGVQQFYVDKALVKEYRQVSEQRFSGCSREEQKRVYGLFGDRDDVVDTFGMFIEHYPNAAHFHGEHRMDDRSFMHSVMPVIRWIDDRQEGRERPIIYIGIESLVPPVSESSLSALPSLGLEAKPLSSSQKAVRQLIERYQVYFVAPAPTSQPSFYSDVTAWLEEYINVPAWGHTIFTNQRSLLYGDYLISREKEADAMASLIEFGSDTFKTWEDIIEYFSRLGGQ, from the coding sequence ATGGAAAATCAGTATGTAAAGCAGTTTCCTGAGATAATGTCAGGAAAGACAGTTCTATACGTTCATGGCTTCGGTTCAAGCGGCCAGTCTGGCACAGTGTCACGCCTCCGCGTGGTCATGCCCAATGCCAAAGTCATCGCACCCGACCTGCCCGTTCATCCAGAGGAGGCACAGGCTCTGCTGAAGCAGATATGCGACACAGAGAAGCCCGACCTCATAATAGGCACGTCAATGGGCGGCATGTACACAGAACAGCTCTACGGCTTCGACCGTATCTGTCTGAACCCAGCCCTCTGCCTTGCCGACACCATGCAGGCCCATGGCATGACAGGCACACAAACATTCCAGAACCCACGCCTCGACGGCGTACAACAGTTCTATGTTGACAAAGCCTTGGTGAAGGAATATCGTCAGGTCTCAGAACAGCGTTTCAGCGGCTGTTCAAGGGAGGAGCAGAAGCGTGTCTATGGTCTCTTTGGCGATAGAGATGACGTTGTCGATACCTTCGGCATGTTCATCGAGCACTATCCTAACGCTGCTCATTTCCACGGCGAGCACCGTATGGATGACCGTTCGTTCATGCACTCCGTGATGCCTGTCATCCGTTGGATTGACGATCGTCAGGAAGGTCGCGAGCGCCCAATTATATATATCGGTATTGAGAGTCTCGTTCCGCCAGTATCCGAATCTTCTCTCAGCGCCCTACCCTCTTTGGGACTTGAGGCAAAGCCACTATCATCTTCGCAGAAAGCTGTGCGTCAGCTGATAGAACGCTATCAGGTTTATTTCGTGGCTCCAGCTCCCACATCGCAGCCATCATTCTACTCCGATGTGACAGCATGGCTGGAAGAATATATCAACGTGCCTGCATGGGGTCACACCATCTTCACCAACCAACGCAGCCTGCTCTATGGCGACTACCTCATTAGTCGCGAGAAAGAGGCCGATGCCATGGCATCGCTCATAGAGTTTGGCTCTGACACGTTCAAAACCTGGGAAGACATCATCGAATACTTCTCGCGCCTTGGTGGACAATAG
- a CDS encoding flagellar motor protein MotB — protein MKKNILFIALAATVLMSSCASKKDLVACQTENKSLTASLQSAREDLAAKNARVQSLEEQLAAQKYAMAEQKKLVTNLQNSLDKSLNNASQNNVSIEKLVDQINESNLYIRHLVEVKSKSDSLNMVLTNNLTRSLSKEEMKEVDVQVLKGVVYISLADNMLYKSGSYEINERGAQTLSKIAKIITDYSNYDVLIEGNTDDVPISKTNIRNNWDLSCLRASSVAQVLQTKYGVDPKRLTAGGRGEYNPIESNDTEAGKQRNRRTQIIITPKLDEFMDLIGKAPESK, from the coding sequence ATGAAGAAGAACATTCTGTTTATTGCTCTTGCAGCCACAGTGCTGATGAGCAGCTGCGCCAGCAAGAAGGATCTTGTGGCATGTCAAACTGAGAATAAGTCGCTGACCGCTTCACTGCAGAGCGCGCGTGAGGATCTTGCAGCAAAGAATGCACGTGTGCAGAGCCTTGAGGAACAGCTCGCTGCACAGAAATATGCCATGGCTGAGCAGAAGAAGCTCGTGACAAACCTACAGAACTCGCTGGACAAGAGCCTTAACAACGCATCGCAGAACAACGTGTCAATAGAGAAGCTCGTTGACCAGATTAACGAGTCAAACCTCTATATCCGTCATCTGGTAGAGGTGAAGTCGAAGAGCGACTCACTTAACATGGTGCTGACAAACAACCTCACACGCTCACTTTCTAAGGAAGAGATGAAGGAGGTTGACGTACAGGTGCTGAAGGGCGTGGTATATATCTCGCTGGCAGATAACATGCTCTACAAGAGCGGCTCTTACGAGATTAACGAGCGCGGCGCACAGACACTGTCGAAGATTGCAAAGATTATCACAGACTATAGTAACTATGACGTGCTGATAGAGGGTAACACTGACGATGTGCCCATCTCGAAGACAAACATCCGCAACAACTGGGACCTCTCATGTCTGCGTGCCTCTTCTGTAGCACAGGTGCTCCAGACAAAGTATGGCGTTGATCCAAAGCGTCTTACTGCAGGTGGACGTGGCGAGTACAACCCAATTGAGAGCAATGATACAGAGGCTGGTAAGCAGCGCAACCGCCGTACACAGATTATCATCACTCCGAAACTCGACGAGTTCATGGATCTCATTGGCAAGGCTCCTGAGTCAAAGTAA
- a CDS encoding glycoside hydrolase family 43 protein, whose product MNKLILSAAFAISSLAVSAQNIQKGDYGYLYCHMSDHGEFTAYALSRDGYNYEDIIGGRAVIDPKEHARIEGGQRDAFITRSWDGKGFVMVTTDMCVAKSRKWDNYGIDLLKSDDLINWTSVTFDYRKGTSIFMNPDAESVYKDWSTINRVWAPQIFWDPNYTWENGEKGGYMIYYSMLNRPEEKYDRMYYSYADKSFTKLTQPRLLFDWGYATIDADINLLDDGLYHMLIKKEGGKPGIYTATSKNLTSGWGEPVADDYVSFEGRKNCEGSSAFQLIGDKTWRVAYIQYHDNPKHYRICEADEHLRNFKNPVDIKGVTAPQHGSFMRLTKKEYKRLKKWSDKQNEKTGK is encoded by the coding sequence ATGAACAAACTTATTCTTTCGGCTGCTTTTGCCATCAGTTCGCTGGCTGTCTCTGCACAGAACATTCAGAAAGGTGACTACGGCTATCTGTACTGCCACATGAGCGACCATGGAGAGTTCACAGCCTACGCCCTGAGCCGTGACGGATACAACTATGAGGATATCATAGGCGGACGTGCCGTCATAGATCCAAAAGAACATGCTCGCATAGAGGGTGGACAGCGCGATGCCTTCATCACGCGTTCATGGGACGGCAAGGGATTTGTCATGGTGACAACAGATATGTGTGTAGCAAAGTCACGTAAATGGGATAACTACGGCATAGACCTGCTGAAGAGCGATGACCTCATAAACTGGACAAGCGTCACCTTCGACTATCGCAAAGGCACGAGCATCTTCATGAACCCTGATGCAGAGAGCGTGTATAAGGACTGGTCAACCATCAACCGCGTGTGGGCACCACAGATATTCTGGGATCCTAACTACACATGGGAGAATGGAGAGAAGGGCGGATACATGATATACTACTCAATGCTCAATCGTCCTGAGGAGAAGTACGACCGCATGTACTATTCTTACGCTGACAAGTCGTTTACGAAGCTAACCCAGCCTAGACTGCTGTTTGACTGGGGCTATGCCACCATCGATGCCGACATCAACCTGCTTGACGACGGACTATATCACATGCTGATAAAGAAAGAGGGCGGCAAGCCTGGCATATACACCGCCACATCGAAGAACCTCACAAGCGGCTGGGGTGAACCCGTTGCCGATGACTATGTGAGCTTCGAGGGCAGAAAGAACTGCGAGGGTTCGAGCGCGTTCCAGCTCATTGGCGACAAGACATGGCGCGTGGCTTACATACAGTATCATGACAACCCGAAGCACTATCGCATATGTGAGGCCGACGAGCATCTGCGCAACTTCAAGAATCCTGTTGACATAAAGGGAGTGACAGCTCCTCAGCATGGTTCGTTCATGAGACTGACAAAGAAAGAGTATAAACGACTGAAGAAGTGGTCGGACAAGCAAAATGAAAAAACAGGTAAGTAA
- a CDS encoding DUF6057 family protein, translated as MKKQVSKNTADTKTGEPKNSAPLYLRYTGIAVSVLVLVAAFGAIVANEDDYLYRVQELNLFLYTPLFFKQQLVVAGGMLTWLGTYFTQFFYHTWLGTLMLIGWLALFMWLVKQTFKLPASWMPLLLIPAGLMLITDFNLGYWVYILKLRGHFFIGVMGMSMAVALVWLYRVVAAKAFAKDSSLATALLVVFQIVVGFLAYIVGGFYGLLALLLMAVVSVKLKSVLTAKIIAIATSLLLIVVVPLISYRLIYYQTNSDYVWWQMLPVYHDESGLGIYYPYIITSLFLVVLAALYGIRYSACVLRRSWLHIAMQLVFAVATVFGCWQLWYKDVSFYEELHMSRNVESGDWEEVLRTVRNHQGEPTRMMVTYKNLALFKVGRAGDEMYNYPDGSKEFNCPFAIRMAQFGGKNLYLHYGLPNYCYRWCLEEGVENGFRAEYLKLLTQCALLNEEWQVAKKYIELLKQTRYHGEWAEQYEALATPDGVKKLSEHPTLGPISQLMKGIDVLGTDQSIIELFLLNIQAYRRTTDLKTAELVLLSALQLKDINTFWRAFFQYATLKKDGRIPRHFQEAAYLYGNLEHTVDISHMPFDSTVVESCKAFMNAVRQYKGASEEQLKNSLYYSFGNTFYYNYFLMRNLKTY; from the coding sequence ATGAAAAAACAGGTAAGTAAGAATACTGCAGACACAAAGACAGGGGAACCGAAAAACTCGGCTCCCCTGTATCTGCGCTATACGGGTATAGCAGTCAGCGTGCTGGTTCTCGTTGCAGCCTTTGGTGCCATCGTTGCTAACGAGGATGACTATCTCTATCGTGTACAGGAACTGAACTTGTTCCTCTATACACCGCTGTTCTTCAAGCAGCAGCTGGTAGTGGCAGGAGGCATGCTTACGTGGCTTGGCACTTATTTCACACAGTTTTTCTATCACACATGGTTGGGCACGCTGATGCTCATCGGCTGGCTGGCACTCTTCATGTGGCTCGTGAAGCAGACGTTCAAGTTGCCGGCATCGTGGATGCCGCTGCTTCTCATCCCTGCCGGTCTGATGCTGATAACCGACTTTAACCTCGGCTATTGGGTATATATCCTCAAGCTGCGCGGACATTTCTTCATTGGCGTCATGGGCATGTCAATGGCTGTGGCGTTGGTATGGCTATACAGGGTGGTGGCAGCGAAGGCTTTCGCAAAAGACAGCAGTCTCGCAACGGCACTTCTCGTAGTGTTCCAAATTGTCGTGGGATTCCTGGCATATATTGTGGGAGGCTTCTACGGACTGCTGGCGCTGCTGCTCATGGCCGTGGTGAGCGTTAAGCTAAAGTCTGTGCTGACAGCGAAGATAATAGCCATAGCAACATCACTGTTGCTGATTGTTGTCGTCCCGCTCATAAGCTATCGACTCATTTACTATCAGACGAACAGTGACTATGTGTGGTGGCAGATGTTGCCAGTCTATCATGATGAAAGCGGACTGGGCATCTACTATCCCTATATCATCACATCGCTCTTCCTCGTAGTGCTGGCAGCACTTTATGGCATCCGTTATTCAGCATGTGTGCTGCGTCGCAGTTGGCTCCATATTGCCATGCAGCTTGTATTTGCCGTGGCTACAGTCTTTGGCTGCTGGCAGCTGTGGTATAAGGACGTGAGCTTTTACGAAGAGCTCCACATGAGCAGAAACGTGGAGAGCGGCGACTGGGAGGAGGTACTGCGCACTGTGCGCAACCATCAGGGCGAGCCAACGCGAATGATGGTGACATACAAGAACCTTGCGCTCTTCAAGGTGGGACGTGCCGGCGACGAGATGTATAACTATCCTGATGGCTCGAAGGAGTTTAACTGTCCCTTCGCGATACGCATGGCGCAGTTTGGTGGTAAGAACCTGTACTTGCACTATGGACTTCCAAACTACTGCTATCGCTGGTGTCTGGAGGAAGGTGTGGAGAACGGCTTCCGTGCGGAATATCTGAAACTGCTCACACAGTGTGCACTTCTTAACGAAGAGTGGCAGGTGGCAAAGAAATACATAGAACTGCTGAAGCAGACACGTTATCATGGAGAGTGGGCAGAGCAATATGAGGCGCTTGCTACACCCGATGGCGTGAAGAAGTTGAGTGAGCACCCCACGCTGGGGCCAATAAGCCAGCTGATGAAAGGCATCGACGTTCTGGGCACAGACCAGTCGATAATAGAGTTGTTCCTGCTGAACATTCAGGCTTATCGCCGTACTACAGACCTGAAGACTGCTGAACTTGTGCTGCTGTCTGCCTTGCAGCTGAAGGATATCAACACCTTCTGGCGCGCATTCTTCCAGTATGCTACGCTGAAGAAAGACGGTCGCATACCTCGTCACTTCCAGGAGGCTGCCTACCTCTATGGCAATCTCGAACATACGGTTGACATCAGTCACATGCCGTTTGACAGCACCGTCGTTGAAAGTTGTAAGGCGTTCATGAACGCTGTGCGCCAGTATAAAGGTGCGAGTGAGGAGCAGCTGAAAAACTCGCTGTACTATAGTTTCGGCAACACGTTCTACTATAACTACTTCCTCATGCGAAACCTGAAGACGTATTGA
- a CDS encoding TolB family protein yields the protein MKNICSYFFLTIVLALAACQQAKVPADYALLNEKPAIYPDYIDVTVPVNIAPLHFLLQNSYDEVVTRFKAGDTEVVLGGQKVMIDQDDWQELKEKACAAGSPISVEMYTRMGEKWQRYQPFDITVSKDSIDPWLTYRLISPSYVAYEELTINQRCLENYDEQVIYDNMLCSTEQSGQCINCHYSQGGNPQRTVFHARQNLGGTMLNIDGKLKKINLKTDSTISAGVYPAWHPKQNVIAFSTNNTMQSFHTRDIDKVEVLDDKSDLILYNAATDEVSIIENDSTEFETFPCWSPDGRWLYYCSAHFEYDDSASTTAADCIKRYKEIKYNVYRKAFDSEKLTFGPREMVFCADSMGLSATLPRISPDGRYLLMTVGEWGTFHIWHRDADLWLMDLNTGEAAPLEGANSKSVESFHNWSSNGRWIVVSSRRDDGNFTRPFFAHVDADGHASKAFELPTDDPNFHREFMKCYNVPEFMRGRVEISPQQYADALKKPAEKAKFVRR from the coding sequence ATGAAGAATATTTGCAGTTATTTCTTTTTGACAATAGTGCTGGCGCTTGCTGCATGCCAGCAGGCAAAGGTGCCTGCCGATTATGCGCTGCTTAATGAGAAACCAGCCATCTATCCGGACTATATCGATGTGACTGTGCCGGTAAACATTGCCCCGTTGCATTTCCTGTTGCAGAATAGCTATGATGAGGTGGTTACACGCTTCAAGGCTGGCGACACAGAGGTTGTGCTCGGCGGACAGAAAGTTATGATAGACCAGGATGACTGGCAGGAACTGAAGGAGAAGGCTTGCGCAGCAGGCTCACCCATAAGCGTGGAGATGTACACCCGCATGGGCGAGAAATGGCAGCGCTACCAGCCGTTTGACATCACAGTGTCAAAGGACAGCATAGACCCATGGCTCACATACCGACTCATATCGCCCAGCTATGTGGCCTACGAGGAGCTGACCATCAACCAGCGCTGTCTTGAGAACTATGACGAACAGGTTATCTATGACAACATGCTATGCTCAACAGAACAGAGCGGACAGTGCATAAACTGCCATTACAGTCAGGGAGGCAATCCACAGCGCACCGTCTTCCACGCTCGTCAGAATCTTGGCGGCACAATGCTTAACATTGACGGTAAGCTGAAGAAGATAAACTTGAAGACCGACAGCACCATCTCGGCTGGCGTTTATCCTGCATGGCATCCGAAGCAGAACGTGATAGCCTTCTCTACAAATAATACCATGCAGAGCTTCCATACGCGCGATATAGACAAGGTGGAGGTGCTCGACGATAAGAGTGACCTTATTCTATATAATGCTGCTACCGACGAGGTGAGCATCATCGAGAACGACTCCACGGAGTTTGAGACCTTCCCCTGCTGGAGTCCTGACGGACGCTGGCTCTACTACTGCTCTGCCCACTTCGAGTATGATGACTCGGCATCGACTACGGCTGCCGACTGCATTAAGCGTTACAAGGAGATAAAATATAATGTATATCGTAAGGCGTTTGACAGCGAGAAGCTTACCTTCGGACCTCGTGAGATGGTGTTCTGTGCCGACTCTATGGGGCTTAGCGCCACTTTGCCGCGTATCTCTCCCGATGGACGCTATCTGCTGATGACAGTAGGAGAGTGGGGTACGTTCCATATCTGGCATCGTGATGCCGACCTGTGGCTGATGGACTTGAATACGGGCGAGGCAGCACCTCTTGAGGGGGCAAACAGCAAGAGTGTGGAATCGTTCCACAACTGGAGCAGCAACGGCCGTTGGATAGTGGTGAGCAGTCGCCGCGATGATGGCAACTTCACACGTCCGTTCTTTGCTCATGTTGATGCCGATGGCCATGCGTCGAAAGCCTTCGAGCTGCCTACCGATGATCCAAACTTCCACCGTGAGTTCATGAAGTGCTACAATGTTCCTGAGTTCATGCGTGGGCGTGTAGAGATTTCTCCCCAGCAGTATGCTGACGCGTTGAAGAAACCTGCCGAAAAGGCAAAGTTCGTAAGGAGATAA
- a CDS encoding alpha-L-fucosidase, with translation MKKIFLLLLLTAITMTVSAQNDDVPVKTGSFEGNWESLSAWECPEWFKDAKFGIWAHWGPQCQAEDGDWYARFMYYSNSGQYSYHVNNFGNPSVFGLKDLCNAWKADQWDPQELVSLYKSVGARYFMALGNHHDNFDLWNSPYQEWNSVNVGPKKDLLKGWSDACKAEGLPLGVSIHASHAWTWLEPSQNYDGNLKKADGVGKWWEGMDPQELYAQDHAHSTGWESSGTIHSQWDWGNGASLPSQAYKTKFQNRVLQVINDYNPDMVYFDDTAMPFYGCDDNVGKNILQHYYNHSAALHEGKPEVVVTGKQLTTEQKDYMMWDVERGIPDRPQDAYWQTCTCIGDWHYNKDVYNGNRYKSGATVIRMLIDVVSKNGNLLLSIPVKGNGTIDDKERKVLADIKAWMDINSESIYGTRTWKTFGEGPLAEAANPMTAQGFNEGQAYSAQDVRYVEKNGVVYATVMAWPTAGDFCFKAFSVIEPTYSGEVESVQLLGSGDVEFVQDMNGLTVKVPTTKPNDIAPVFRITFKADDRSAYEVLQSLVSDMESMMETLAAQTHPYNTGKLNGAKMATLQAAIATAKSIPSTVSDDEAVTAREALAAAYRSFLNDGMNRGGAFSGVVEDNLTTKYFVEASSFTRSAGGTARFGKPKNWTVENFNIPNGNSGTKQGLDNYSGNEALMLGVWNDASANTGGDLSNARIYRKVKMAAGKYFFGAAYNTTYSMSQQSYMFVSKTLCNTADIPTQSIAYYNINNCTGDMKLQGLYFQLDEETEVYIGFQANLLNGSATQEFRAERVALYSPKEVGERHAEANGWQKIEALPSDASQYFYAFYDHGTDNALVLAKGDKQGTSYMTMWYQEDVYPEGNKDALWTVDAFNSNNYSGAKDEAVKWLVITNAGNPDICMQSNDSPNNWNYRTENNGEGWTDRCYVSAAYMPEAGWTLTNNKGGNMGRYEDTDEISGNATDTNIGHYDIYTILRGNYVAAAENVDKASEDNPIDISYVITNADGTRYNNFHAKQPVGWTLSQDDAFEIEYSSYLPTKVGNSYFNKWQGSGTLTNREISQEITGLPNGTYRLSVRTAASTIHAGAWAFANNDKVDMTQLVDNNAVVTTKVTDGKLTIGVKLENYTSNNCKFDHFVLEYLGDENNTVPVSGTHMQTTDARQLIYDISGRQRAKMQKGLNIVGKKKVVVR, from the coding sequence ATGAAAAAGATCTTCTTATTACTACTACTGACAGCCATCACTATGACGGTCAGCGCACAGAATGATGACGTGCCAGTGAAGACTGGCTCGTTTGAAGGTAACTGGGAATCGCTTAGCGCATGGGAGTGCCCAGAGTGGTTCAAGGATGCAAAGTTCGGAATATGGGCTCACTGGGGACCACAGTGTCAGGCTGAGGATGGTGACTGGTATGCTCGTTTTATGTACTATTCTAATAGCGGACAGTATAGCTATCATGTCAACAATTTCGGCAATCCAAGTGTTTTCGGACTGAAGGACCTCTGCAATGCATGGAAGGCAGACCAGTGGGATCCACAGGAGCTGGTGAGCCTCTACAAGAGCGTAGGTGCCCGCTATTTCATGGCATTGGGTAATCACCATGACAACTTCGATTTGTGGAACTCGCCTTATCAGGAGTGGAACTCTGTGAACGTGGGTCCGAAGAAAGACCTGCTAAAGGGATGGAGCGACGCCTGCAAAGCCGAGGGACTACCACTTGGCGTTTCTATCCACGCTTCACACGCATGGACATGGCTGGAGCCATCGCAGAATTATGACGGCAACCTGAAGAAGGCAGACGGCGTAGGCAAATGGTGGGAAGGAATGGATCCTCAGGAGCTGTACGCTCAGGACCATGCTCACTCTACTGGTTGGGAGAGTTCAGGCACTATTCACAGCCAGTGGGATTGGGGCAATGGCGCAAGCCTGCCTTCACAGGCATACAAGACGAAGTTCCAGAACCGTGTGCTGCAGGTCATCAACGACTATAACCCCGACATGGTCTATTTCGATGATACTGCCATGCCTTTCTATGGTTGTGATGACAATGTGGGCAAGAACATTCTTCAGCATTACTATAACCATAGTGCAGCACTGCATGAAGGCAAGCCAGAGGTGGTGGTGACAGGTAAGCAGCTCACCACTGAACAGAAAGACTACATGATGTGGGACGTGGAACGCGGAATTCCTGACCGTCCACAGGATGCCTACTGGCAGACTTGTACCTGCATTGGCGACTGGCACTATAATAAAGATGTATATAACGGCAATCGTTATAAGAGTGGTGCAACAGTCATACGCATGCTTATAGATGTGGTGTCTAAGAACGGTAACCTGCTGCTCAGCATCCCTGTCAAGGGCAATGGTACTATCGATGACAAAGAGCGCAAGGTTCTTGCTGACATAAAGGCATGGATGGACATAAACAGCGAAAGTATCTACGGCACACGTACGTGGAAGACCTTTGGCGAAGGCCCTCTTGCTGAAGCTGCCAACCCAATGACTGCTCAGGGCTTCAATGAGGGACAGGCATACTCGGCACAAGATGTGCGTTATGTAGAGAAGAACGGTGTTGTCTATGCCACTGTAATGGCATGGCCCACAGCAGGCGACTTCTGCTTCAAGGCATTCTCTGTCATTGAGCCTACCTATAGTGGCGAGGTGGAATCTGTGCAGCTCCTCGGAAGTGGCGATGTTGAGTTCGTTCAGGACATGAACGGTCTGACTGTTAAAGTACCAACAACAAAACCAAATGATATTGCACCCGTGTTCCGCATCACCTTCAAGGCTGATGACCGTTCAGCCTATGAGGTGCTGCAGTCACTGGTCTCTGACATGGAGTCAATGATGGAGACTCTGGCAGCACAGACACACCCTTATAACACAGGTAAGCTTAATGGTGCCAAGATGGCAACGCTCCAGGCAGCCATTGCTACTGCAAAGAGCATACCTTCGACCGTGTCTGACGATGAGGCTGTGACTGCACGTGAGGCACTGGCAGCAGCCTACCGCTCGTTCCTCAATGATGGTATGAACCGTGGTGGTGCTTTCAGCGGTGTTGTTGAGGATAACCTTACGACAAAGTATTTTGTTGAGGCATCGAGCTTCACTCGTTCAGCAGGTGGCACAGCACGTTTCGGAAAACCTAAAAACTGGACTGTCGAGAATTTCAATATCCCCAATGGAAACTCTGGCACTAAACAGGGACTTGACAACTATTCCGGCAACGAGGCTCTGATGCTGGGCGTGTGGAACGATGCTTCTGCCAACACTGGTGGTGACCTGAGCAACGCACGCATCTATCGTAAGGTGAAGATGGCTGCTGGCAAGTATTTCTTCGGCGCAGCCTATAACACAACCTATAGCATGAGTCAGCAGTCTTACATGTTCGTGAGTAAGACTCTCTGCAATACTGCCGATATTCCCACGCAGTCAATAGCATATTATAACATCAACAATTGTACTGGCGACATGAAGCTGCAGGGCCTGTACTTCCAGCTCGATGAAGAGACCGAAGTATATATTGGCTTCCAAGCAAACCTGCTCAATGGCTCTGCCACACAGGAGTTCCGTGCTGAGCGTGTAGCACTCTATAGTCCAAAAGAGGTGGGCGAGCGTCATGCAGAGGCTAACGGATGGCAGAAGATTGAGGCTCTGCCAAGCGACGCGAGCCAGTATTTCTATGCATTCTATGACCATGGCACTGACAATGCACTTGTCCTTGCCAAGGGCGACAAGCAGGGCACGTCATACATGACCATGTGGTATCAGGAGGATGTCTATCCCGAAGGAAACAAGGATGCCCTTTGGACTGTCGATGCTTTCAACTCTAACAACTACTCTGGGGCAAAGGATGAGGCTGTGAAGTGGCTCGTCATTACCAATGCAGGCAATCCAGACATCTGCATGCAGTCTAATGATAGCCCTAACAACTGGAACTATCGCACTGAGAACAACGGTGAGGGATGGACAGACCGTTGCTATGTAAGTGCAGCATATATGCCTGAGGCAGGCTGGACTCTGACAAACAACAAGGGTGGCAACATGGGTCGCTATGAGGACACCGACGAGATAAGTGGAAATGCTACTGATACCAATATTGGCCATTATGATATCTATACAATCCTGCGCGGTAACTATGTAGCTGCAGCAGAGAATGTTGACAAGGCATCAGAAGATAATCCTATCGACATCTCCTACGTCATCACTAATGCTGATGGTACACGCTATAACAACTTCCATGCTAAGCAGCCTGTAGGATGGACACTCTCTCAGGACGATGCCTTCGAAATAGAGTATTCAAGCTATTTGCCTACTAAGGTTGGCAACAGCTATTTCAACAAGTGGCAGGGTTCAGGCACACTGACAAACCGCGAAATCAGTCAGGAGATTACAGGTCTGCCAAATGGCACCTATCGCCTGTCAGTACGCACTGCAGCCAGCACCATTCATGCAGGAGCGTGGGCGTTTGCCAATAACGATAAGGTTGACATGACACAGCTGGTGGATAACAATGCTGTGGTTACTACAAAGGTTACAGACGGCAAGCTGACAATTGGTGTGAAGTTGGAGAACTATACCAGCAACAACTGTAAGTTCGACCACTTCGTGCTGGAATATCTTGGCGACGAGAACAATACCGTTCCTGTGAGTGGCACACACATGCAGACAACCGATGCACGCCAGCTGATCTACGACATCAGCGGACGACAGCGGGCAAAGATGCAGAAAGGTCTGAATATTGTTGGCAAGAAGAAAGTCGTTGTAAGATGA